A DNA window from Micromonospora sp. NBC_01739 contains the following coding sequences:
- a CDS encoding polyprenyl synthetase family protein produces MANDRLTGNLLRVLPEQPVGGDEPIPAVLAAYTRDLVLAVEQTLAGFLDAEVAALAAIDPAMGGFAATARDCVLAGGKRVRPIFGYWGWRGAVGDAEPLDTVLPALATLELLHAFALVHDDVMDHSATRRGRPTAHVAVAAQHAAAGRSGDSGRFGEAVAVLIGDLCLVWADELLARSGLAPERLLQVRRGYDRMRVETIAGQYLDVLGESDPQNWSVDRALRVARYKTASYTVQRPLLFGASLAGVHDDAPLAAAYTRYGLAVGEAFQLRDDLLGVYGDPRTTGKPAGDDLRTGKPTALLMLARELASPAQRRALEGSGSVSTEPEVARLAEIVLDTGAVGRIERMIDERVQEAVAALATVTIDETARTALFALASAATDRRA; encoded by the coding sequence ATGGCCAACGACCGACTAACGGGTAACCTCCTTCGCGTGTTGCCTGAACAGCCGGTCGGTGGAGACGAACCGATTCCGGCCGTCCTGGCCGCGTACACCCGGGATCTGGTCCTCGCGGTGGAGCAGACCCTCGCCGGTTTCCTCGACGCCGAAGTAGCGGCGTTGGCCGCGATCGATCCGGCGATGGGCGGTTTCGCCGCCACGGCCCGTGACTGCGTTCTCGCTGGTGGTAAACGAGTCCGCCCGATCTTCGGCTACTGGGGATGGCGTGGCGCGGTCGGCGATGCCGAGCCGCTGGACACCGTGCTGCCCGCACTGGCCACCCTGGAGCTTCTGCACGCCTTCGCCCTGGTCCACGACGACGTGATGGACCACTCCGCCACCCGACGAGGGCGTCCCACCGCCCACGTGGCGGTGGCCGCCCAACACGCCGCAGCCGGCCGCAGCGGCGACTCCGGCCGGTTCGGCGAGGCCGTCGCGGTGCTGATCGGGGACCTCTGCCTGGTCTGGGCGGATGAGTTGCTGGCCCGCTCCGGGCTGGCCCCGGAGCGCCTGCTTCAGGTACGCCGCGGTTACGACCGGATGCGGGTGGAGACCATCGCCGGGCAGTACCTGGACGTCCTCGGTGAGAGCGATCCGCAGAACTGGTCGGTCGACCGGGCCCTGCGGGTGGCCCGATACAAGACCGCCAGCTACACCGTCCAGCGCCCCCTGCTGTTCGGGGCCAGCCTGGCCGGGGTCCACGACGACGCCCCACTGGCCGCCGCGTACACCCGCTACGGGCTGGCGGTCGGAGAGGCCTTCCAACTCCGCGACGACCTGCTCGGGGTCTACGGCGATCCGCGTACCACCGGCAAACCCGCCGGTGACGACCTGCGCACCGGCAAACCGACCGCCCTGCTGATGCTGGCCCGCGAGCTGGCCTCACCGGCCCAGCGCCGAGCCCTGGAGGGCAGCGGTTCGGTTTCCACCGAGCCGGAGGTGGCCCGCCTGGCCGAGATCGTGCTCGACACCGGGGCGGTCGGCCGGATCGAGCGGATGATCGACGAACGGGTCCAGGAGGCGGTGGCCGCGCTGGCCACGGTCACCATCGACGAGACCGCCCGCACCGCGCTGTTCGCCCTGGCCAGCGCAGCCACCGACCGGAGGGCATGA
- the crtI gene encoding phytoene desaturase family protein, with product MASRRSSARTVAGRTDRVVVVGAGLGGLACALHLAGSGRQVTLLEREPLPGGRAGRLSLDGYEFDTGPTVLTMPDLIAEALGAVGEELSDWLDLVPLDPAYRAYYPDGSTLDVITDTARMAAEISRVCGPREADGYLRFVDFARNLWRLERADFIERNFDAPTDLLTANLLKLMATGAFRRLQTKIDQFFRDPRTRRIFSFQAMYAGLSPHDALAIYAVIAYLDSVAGVYFPRGGVHAVSRALAGAAEKHGVRIRYGTTVTRVETANGRATGVLTADGEFVPADAVVLNPDLPVAYRDLLPPARQRRLAYSPSCVVLHVGSTQGYGRIAHHNIHFGRAWKGTFDEVIRRGELMTDPSLLVTNPSRTDPAVAPAGRHTYYVLAPVPNLDRAPFDWRGDLTARYTDQLIATLEERGYVGFGAGVEVLQAITPAEWAEQGMAAGTPFAASHSLFQTGPFRPANLHRSLPNVVFVGSGTQPGVGVPMVLISGKLAAGRITGADR from the coding sequence ATGGCCAGCAGGAGATCGTCGGCGCGCACGGTCGCCGGGCGTACGGATCGGGTGGTCGTGGTCGGAGCCGGCCTGGGCGGGCTGGCCTGCGCCCTGCACCTGGCCGGCAGCGGGCGGCAGGTCACCCTGCTGGAACGCGAGCCGCTGCCGGGTGGTCGGGCGGGCCGACTCAGTCTCGACGGGTACGAGTTCGACACCGGGCCGACCGTGCTGACCATGCCCGACCTCATCGCGGAGGCTCTCGGGGCGGTCGGGGAGGAGTTGAGCGACTGGCTCGACCTGGTCCCCCTGGATCCGGCCTATCGGGCCTACTACCCGGACGGGTCGACCCTGGACGTGATCACCGACACGGCCCGGATGGCGGCGGAGATCTCCCGGGTCTGCGGGCCCCGTGAGGCCGACGGCTACCTGCGGTTCGTCGACTTCGCCCGCAACCTGTGGCGGCTGGAGCGGGCCGACTTCATCGAGCGCAACTTCGACGCGCCGACCGACCTGCTCACCGCCAACCTGCTCAAGCTGATGGCCACCGGGGCCTTCCGGCGGCTGCAAACCAAGATCGACCAGTTCTTCCGCGACCCGCGTACCCGACGCATCTTCTCCTTCCAGGCGATGTACGCCGGGCTGTCGCCGCACGACGCCCTGGCCATCTACGCCGTGATCGCGTACCTCGACTCGGTCGCGGGGGTCTACTTCCCCCGCGGCGGGGTCCACGCGGTCTCCCGGGCCCTGGCCGGGGCGGCGGAGAAACACGGCGTACGCATCCGGTACGGCACCACGGTGACCCGGGTGGAGACCGCGAACGGTCGGGCCACCGGGGTGCTGACCGCCGACGGCGAGTTCGTGCCGGCGGACGCGGTGGTGCTCAACCCCGATCTGCCGGTGGCCTACCGTGACCTGCTCCCGCCGGCCCGCCAGCGCCGGCTGGCCTACTCGCCCTCCTGCGTGGTGCTGCATGTCGGCTCGACCCAGGGGTACGGGCGGATCGCCCACCACAACATCCACTTCGGCCGGGCCTGGAAGGGCACCTTCGACGAGGTGATCCGGCGGGGGGAGCTGATGACCGACCCCTCCCTGCTGGTCACCAACCCGAGCCGGACCGATCCGGCGGTGGCCCCGGCCGGTCGGCACACCTACTACGTGCTGGCCCCGGTGCCCAACCTCGACCGGGCCCCCTTCGACTGGCGCGGCGACCTCACCGCCCGCTACACCGACCAACTGATCGCCACCCTCGAGGAACGCGGCTATGTCGGCTTCGGCGCCGGGGTAGAGGTGCTCCAGGCGATCACTCCGGCGGAGTGGGCGGAACAGGGCATGGCCGCGGGCACTCCCTTCGCCGCCTCGCACAGCCTGTTCCAGACCGGCCCCTTCCGGCCGGCGAACCTGCACCGGTCACTGCCCAACGTGGTGTTCGTCGGTTCCGGCACCCAACCCGGGGTCGGCGTCCCGATGGTGCTCATCTCCGGCAAACTCGCCGCAGGCCGGATCACCGGGGCCGACCGGTGA
- the idi gene encoding isopentenyl-diphosphate Delta-isomerase, with protein MSPSRESHLVELVDETGQPIGSTTVATAHQPPGRLHRAFSVLLVAPDGRVLLQRRAAVKTRFPLRWANACCGHPQPGESLAEAANRRLAEELGVGPVPLTEVGVHIYRAEDPATGRVEVEYDHVLRGEFEPEAPLHPQPAEVAELRWADPVTLSAELIEDPEAYAPWLGGVLDRLLRPSGPAQLPASDASERSGGR; from the coding sequence ATGTCCCCGTCCCGGGAGAGTCATCTGGTCGAGTTGGTGGACGAGACCGGTCAGCCCATCGGCTCGACCACGGTCGCTACGGCCCACCAGCCCCCCGGCCGGCTGCATCGTGCCTTCTCCGTGCTGCTGGTGGCACCGGACGGTCGGGTGCTGCTGCAACGTCGAGCCGCGGTGAAGACCCGGTTTCCACTGCGCTGGGCCAACGCCTGCTGCGGCCATCCCCAGCCGGGTGAGTCCCTGGCCGAGGCGGCCAACCGGCGGCTGGCGGAGGAGTTGGGGGTCGGGCCGGTCCCGCTGACCGAGGTCGGGGTGCACATCTACCGTGCCGAGGATCCGGCCACCGGACGGGTCGAGGTCGAGTACGACCACGTCCTGCGCGGCGAGTTCGAGCCGGAAGCGCCCCTGCACCCGCAGCCCGCCGAGGTCGCCGAACTCCGCTGGGCGGATCCGGTGACCCTCTCCGCTGAACTGATCGAGGACCCCGAGGCGTACGCCCCGTGGCTGGGCGGGGTGCTGGACCGACTCCTGCGCCCGTCGGGCCCGGCCCAGTTGCCGGCCAGCGACGCGTCGGAGCGGTCGGGTGGTCGATGA
- a CDS encoding MerR family transcriptional regulator, producing the protein MVDEALSAGAVARRLGIAVTTLRTWHQRYGLGPSQHVPGHHRRYTTADLARLEVMRRLTADGVSPAEAARWARQAPEPGSVRTPRPVGSTKARAGGGATIPVHRAGPVARGLARAAMRLDAEAISETITRAIATDGVVDTWDHLLRPVLVGIGERHAATAALVEVEHLISRCVSTAFAAVVAARPAPAGQPPRILLACADEEQHSLPLEALAAALAEVGVNHRMLGARVPPTALLDAVERTGPAAVMIWSHIRATADPTQLNALLSAPRRPLLLLAAGPGWRVDTLPAGVVHLGDLAEAVELAISVRDSLGRPAAS; encoded by the coding sequence GTGGTCGATGAGGCGCTGAGCGCCGGGGCGGTAGCCCGACGGTTGGGTATCGCAGTCACCACCCTGCGCACCTGGCACCAGCGGTACGGTCTGGGGCCTAGCCAACACGTCCCCGGGCACCACCGGCGCTACACCACGGCCGACCTGGCCCGGCTGGAGGTCATGCGGCGACTCACCGCGGACGGTGTCAGCCCGGCGGAGGCGGCCCGCTGGGCCCGGCAGGCCCCGGAGCCGGGGTCCGTCCGGACGCCGCGCCCGGTGGGGTCGACGAAGGCCCGAGCCGGTGGCGGGGCCACCATCCCGGTGCACCGGGCCGGTCCGGTGGCCCGTGGCCTGGCCCGAGCCGCGATGCGCCTGGACGCCGAGGCGATCAGCGAGACCATCACCCGGGCGATCGCCACCGACGGGGTGGTCGACACCTGGGACCACCTGCTCCGCCCGGTGCTGGTCGGCATCGGGGAGCGGCACGCCGCCACGGCTGCCCTGGTCGAGGTGGAGCACCTGATCTCCCGGTGCGTGTCGACCGCCTTCGCGGCGGTCGTGGCGGCCCGTCCCGCTCCGGCCGGGCAACCGCCCCGCATCCTGCTCGCCTGTGCCGACGAGGAGCAGCACAGCCTGCCCCTGGAGGCGCTGGCAGCGGCGCTGGCCGAGGTCGGGGTCAACCATCGGATGCTCGGCGCCCGGGTGCCGCCGACGGCCCTGCTGGACGCGGTAGAGCGGACCGGGCCGGCCGCGGTGATGATCTGGTCACACATCCGGGCCACCGCCGACCCGACCCAGCTCAACGCGCTGCTCAGTGCGCCCCGCCGGCCCCTGCTGCTGCTTGCCGCCGGGCCGGGTTGGCGGGTCGACACCCTGCCCGCCGGGGTGGTGCACCTCGGCGATCTGGCCGAGGCGGTCGAGCTGGCGATCTCCGTACGCGACTCGCTGGGCCGACCGGCCGCCTCCTGA
- a CDS encoding polysaccharide deacetylase family protein, with product MHPRLLRTCLTGLTLLLLAGCGPGTSEPTPAPTSPPPSAALPPEAAAPSPTASPKPRLRPLPAKLPAGLVRTTGGTKVALTFDDGPDPAWTPKVLDLLKAAKVKATFCVVGTQVRKHPELVRRVVREGHQLCNHSWNHDLDLARRPVAEIRADLARTNREIRRAVADAKVPYYRQPGGRWTAEVVKVAKQLDMRSLHWSVDPQDWTRPTAATIQKRVQRAARPGSVVLLHDGGGNRAATLAACPKVIAALKRDHGITRLR from the coding sequence ATGCATCCTCGTCTGCTGCGCACCTGCCTGACCGGGCTGACCCTCCTGCTGCTGGCCGGCTGCGGCCCGGGTACCTCCGAGCCCACCCCGGCCCCCACCAGCCCGCCACCCTCGGCCGCCCTGCCGCCGGAGGCGGCGGCCCCCAGCCCCACCGCCTCCCCCAAGCCCCGGTTGCGGCCCCTGCCCGCCAAGCTGCCCGCCGGCCTGGTGCGCACCACCGGCGGTACGAAGGTGGCGCTCACCTTCGACGACGGTCCGGACCCGGCCTGGACCCCGAAGGTGCTGGACCTGCTGAAGGCCGCCAAGGTCAAGGCCACCTTCTGTGTGGTGGGTACCCAGGTCCGCAAACATCCCGAGCTGGTCCGGCGGGTCGTCCGGGAGGGGCACCAGCTCTGCAACCACAGCTGGAACCACGACCTGGACCTGGCCCGGCGGCCGGTCGCCGAGATCCGCGCCGACCTGGCCCGGACCAACCGGGAGATCCGGCGCGCGGTGGCCGACGCGAAGGTGCCGTACTACCGGCAGCCCGGCGGTCGCTGGACCGCCGAGGTGGTCAAGGTGGCCAAGCAGTTGGACATGCGATCCCTGCACTGGTCGGTCGACCCCCAGGACTGGACCCGACCCACCGCCGCCACCATCCAGAAGCGGGTGCAGCGGGCCGCCCGGCCCGGCTCGGTGGTCCTGCTGCACGACGGAGGCGGCAATCGGGCCGCCACCCTGGCCGCCTGCCCCAAGGTGATCGCCGCCCTCAAGCGCGACCACGGGATCACCCGACTCCGCTAG
- a CDS encoding VOC family protein, whose product MPVDIYAGISVDDYPAALAWYEKLLGVPPSYVASDTEAVWELAEHRSIFIEHRPAHAGHTLLTIFVDDLDGFVAAAADRGVEPAKRETYPNGVRKADFYDPDGNELSFGGAPLRQHLDFPRPP is encoded by the coding sequence ATGCCAGTCGACATCTACGCAGGCATCTCGGTGGACGACTATCCCGCCGCCCTGGCCTGGTACGAGAAGCTTCTCGGCGTTCCGCCGTCCTACGTGGCCAGCGACACGGAAGCCGTGTGGGAGCTGGCCGAACACCGGTCGATCTTCATCGAGCACCGACCGGCCCATGCGGGCCACACGCTGCTCACCATCTTCGTGGACGACCTCGACGGGTTCGTCGCCGCTGCCGCGGACCGGGGGGTCGAGCCAGCGAAGCGGGAGACCTACCCCAACGGGGTACGCAAAGCGGACTTCTACGACCCGGACGGCAACGAGCTGAGCTTCGGCGGGGCACCGCTGAGACAGCACCTGGATTTCCCTCGTCCGCCGTGA
- a CDS encoding SRPBCC domain-containing protein, which produces MKKGTCWGRVLIWDPPGRLVFTWQIGPDRAPVPDPALASEVEVQFTPAAAGTLVEVTHRHFDRHGEAAEGYRQALTAGWSELLSRFAATVVDRPG; this is translated from the coding sequence ATGAAGAAGGGCACCTGCTGGGGTCGGGTGCTGATCTGGGATCCGCCCGGTCGGCTGGTGTTCACCTGGCAGATCGGCCCGGATCGGGCGCCGGTGCCGGACCCGGCCCTGGCCAGCGAGGTTGAGGTGCAGTTCACACCGGCGGCAGCGGGCACGCTGGTCGAGGTCACACACCGGCATTTCGACCGGCATGGCGAGGCGGCCGAGGGCTACCGGCAGGCCCTCACCGCCGGCTGGTCCGAGCTGCTCTCCCGGTTCGCCGCGACAGTCGTCGACCGCCCGGGGTGA
- a CDS encoding ABC transporter substrate-binding protein, translating into MHMSRGTRSAVLAVCATVLLATSACGNDEREETTAQQVRLYGTDGNMSNSYAEELGDRANLVDGMKGTIPLTPLSEDFKKRLLSVDPSLDGFLYSAEAYDAVVISALAAELAGTTDPPAIAKQIVGVTNHGTRCGAVDQCLQLIRDGEDIEYRSVSITRAGFTDAGEPATASYATQHFDGQQLNDAKTEFVGAGDESAASSKRPPRGSAQSSGAPLVFGGLLPKSGDLAIAYPPLAAGAALAIQEINAAGGVLGEEVVWVDGDDGTNPAIAKETVDRHVRAGVHVMIGAGGSGISAAVLEDVVKAGRILFSPSNTAASLTEVDDRGLYFRTAPPDGLQGRALADVILRDGPHKIAIVARKDSYGEGLQKTVQGELERAGFGGDKVKLLNYQPGEEADAAPIDFSEGAKEIKDFGADAILIIGFGESAAVIRALADAEVPLAALGR; encoded by the coding sequence ATGCACATGTCACGCGGCACGCGGAGCGCTGTTCTGGCGGTCTGCGCCACGGTCCTGCTCGCCACCAGCGCCTGCGGGAACGATGAGCGCGAAGAGACGACCGCCCAACAGGTGCGCCTCTACGGCACCGACGGCAACATGTCGAACTCGTACGCGGAGGAGCTGGGAGATCGTGCCAACCTGGTAGACGGTATGAAGGGCACCATCCCCCTCACACCGCTCTCGGAGGACTTCAAGAAGCGGCTACTGTCCGTGGATCCGAGTCTGGACGGTTTCCTCTACTCCGCAGAGGCGTACGACGCGGTGGTGATCAGTGCTCTCGCTGCGGAACTCGCCGGCACCACCGATCCGCCGGCCATCGCCAAGCAGATCGTCGGGGTCACCAACCACGGCACCCGCTGCGGGGCGGTGGACCAGTGCCTCCAGTTGATCCGCGACGGTGAGGACATCGAGTACCGCAGCGTCTCGATCACCCGGGCCGGGTTCACCGACGCCGGTGAGCCGGCGACCGCCAGCTACGCCACCCAGCACTTCGACGGGCAGCAGCTCAACGACGCCAAGACGGAGTTCGTCGGCGCCGGTGACGAGTCCGCCGCGAGTAGCAAGCGACCGCCGCGCGGCAGCGCCCAGTCCAGCGGGGCACCTCTGGTCTTCGGCGGGTTGCTGCCCAAGAGCGGCGACCTGGCGATCGCGTACCCGCCGCTGGCCGCTGGTGCGGCACTGGCGATCCAGGAGATCAACGCGGCCGGTGGGGTGCTCGGCGAGGAGGTGGTCTGGGTCGACGGTGACGACGGCACCAACCCGGCGATCGCCAAGGAGACCGTGGACCGACACGTCCGGGCCGGGGTCCACGTGATGATCGGCGCCGGCGGCTCCGGCATCTCCGCCGCCGTCCTGGAGGACGTGGTCAAGGCGGGCCGGATCCTGTTCTCTCCCTCCAACACGGCGGCCAGCCTGACCGAGGTGGACGACCGAGGGCTCTACTTCCGCACCGCCCCGCCGGACGGGCTGCAGGGCCGGGCCCTAGCGGACGTGATCCTCCGGGACGGCCCGCACAAGATCGCGATCGTGGCCCGCAAGGACTCCTACGGTGAGGGCCTTCAGAAGACCGTCCAGGGTGAGCTGGAACGGGCCGGGTTCGGCGGCGACAAGGTGAAGCTGCTCAACTACCAACCCGGCGAGGAGGCCGACGCCGCCCCGATCGACTTCAGCGAGGGCGCCAAGGAGATCAAGGATTTCGGTGCCGACGCCATCCTGATCATCGGTTTCGGTGAGTCCGCCGCGGTCATCCGGGCACTCGCGGACGCGGAGGTACCCCTGGCGGCGCTGGGCCGCTGA
- a CDS encoding enoyl-CoA hydratase/isomerase family protein: MSGGLRIEEHPDRLVVTLDRPEKRNAIDADLIAALHEVCAELEARPRMLLLTGGTEGIFAGGADIAQLRERGRLDALAAINSAAFARIRALPMPTVAAIDGPALGGGAELAYGCDLRVCTERAVFGQPEVRLGILAGAGATHRLPALVGEARAKELLFTGRRVDAAEALRIGLVNRVVATPEELLPAAHELIDEMAKGSALALRLTKLAVDAPPAAHPHLDLVSQAVLFEDEEKRRRMTEFLDRRRGR, encoded by the coding sequence GTGAGCGGCGGGCTGCGGATCGAGGAGCACCCGGACCGGCTGGTGGTCACCCTGGACCGGCCGGAGAAGCGCAACGCCATCGACGCCGACCTCATCGCGGCCCTGCACGAGGTCTGCGCCGAGTTGGAGGCCCGGCCCCGGATGCTGCTGCTGACCGGTGGCACCGAGGGAATCTTCGCGGGCGGGGCGGACATCGCCCAACTGCGCGAACGGGGTCGGCTGGACGCCCTGGCCGCGATCAATTCGGCCGCCTTCGCCCGCATCCGGGCCCTGCCCATGCCGACCGTCGCGGCCATCGACGGCCCGGCGCTCGGCGGCGGCGCCGAACTGGCGTACGGCTGCGATCTTCGGGTGTGCACGGAGCGGGCGGTGTTCGGCCAGCCTGAGGTGCGGCTGGGCATCCTGGCCGGAGCCGGGGCCACCCACCGCCTGCCGGCGCTGGTCGGTGAGGCCCGGGCCAAGGAACTGCTGTTCACCGGGCGGCGGGTGGACGCCGCGGAGGCGCTGCGGATCGGCCTGGTCAACCGGGTGGTGGCGACCCCGGAGGAACTGTTGCCGGCCGCCCACGAACTGATCGACGAGATGGCCAAGGGTTCCGCGCTGGCGCTTCGGTTGACCAAGCTGGCCGTCGACGCCCCGCCGGCCGCGCACCCGCACCTGGACCTGGTCAGTCAGGCGGTGCTCTTCGAGGACGAGGAGAAGCGTCGCCGGATGACGGAGTTCCTGGACCGTCGACGCGGACGCTGA
- a CDS encoding 3-hydroxyacyl-CoA dehydrogenase family protein codes for MTQRFVVVGAGTMGLGIAYVAAGAGYAVELVEVDRDRGAAAVERLGQLWDRAVRRGKLTAEQAASSRAAVTLRAGLGEVAPAPEVIVEAVPERLELKRAVLAEAERLEPALLGSNTSSISIADLAAGLARPERFCGLHFFNPVWVMALLEIVVGPATAEETTEAARALAGRLGKDPVVVRDMPGFATSRLGVTLGLEAIRMLADEVASPADIDKAMVLGYRHPVGPLELTDLVGLDVRLDIARTLQAAYGDRFAPPPLLVEMVAAGRLGKKSGHGFYRWVDGVRSDGTEWTAPGSDPATGAAQ; via the coding sequence ATGACGCAGCGATTCGTGGTGGTCGGTGCCGGCACGATGGGTCTGGGCATCGCGTACGTGGCAGCCGGTGCGGGTTACGCCGTGGAACTGGTCGAGGTGGACCGGGACCGGGGTGCAGCGGCCGTCGAACGACTCGGCCAACTGTGGGACCGGGCGGTGCGGCGCGGCAAGTTGACCGCCGAGCAGGCCGCCTCCAGCCGGGCTGCGGTGACCCTGCGGGCCGGGCTGGGCGAGGTCGCCCCCGCCCCGGAGGTGATCGTGGAGGCGGTACCGGAGCGGCTGGAGCTCAAGCGGGCCGTGCTGGCCGAGGCGGAGCGACTGGAGCCGGCCCTGCTGGGCAGCAACACCTCAAGCATCTCCATCGCCGACCTGGCCGCCGGACTGGCCCGACCGGAGCGGTTCTGCGGGTTGCACTTCTTCAACCCGGTCTGGGTCATGGCCCTGCTGGAGATCGTGGTCGGCCCGGCCACCGCCGAGGAGACCACCGAGGCGGCCCGCGCCCTGGCCGGTCGGCTGGGCAAGGACCCCGTCGTCGTACGCGACATGCCCGGCTTCGCCACCTCCCGGCTCGGGGTCACCCTGGGGCTGGAGGCCATCCGGATGCTCGCCGACGAGGTGGCCAGCCCGGCCGACATCGACAAGGCGATGGTGCTCGGCTACCGGCACCCGGTGGGCCCGCTGGAACTGACCGATCTGGTGGGTCTGGACGTGCGCCTGGACATCGCCCGCACCCTTCAGGCCGCCTACGGCGACCGGTTCGCCCCGCCACCGCTGCTGGTGGAGATGGTCGCGGCCGGTCGCCTGGGCAAGAAGTCCGGCCACGGCTTCTACCGCTGGGTCGACGGGGTCCGCAGCGACGGTACCGAGTGGACGGCCCCGGGATCGGATCCCGCGACAGGAGCGGCGCAGTGA
- a CDS encoding class I SAM-dependent methyltransferase yields the protein MTTEPRIGDVFGELLRDALAVATGVGPRPLAGGRVPRPVIEIIERDDGLVNGAPAAQYLDGPSQWQPHDHRAVQRVRGATLDIGVGAGRIALLLQERGVAVTGLDVSPGALAVCRRRGVRDLVLGTVDEHAASGRRYDTFLLLGNNLGLLEGRERAPAFLTALAAMANPGAQVIAQGTDPYGTRDPVHTGYHEANRRQGRLGGQLRLRLRYRELSTPWFDYLVCSPAELADLVRGTPWKLTDIDDRDAPYYLATLHLPG from the coding sequence GTGACGACAGAACCGCGAATCGGTGACGTCTTCGGGGAGCTGCTGCGCGACGCGCTGGCCGTGGCGACCGGAGTCGGCCCCCGCCCGCTGGCCGGCGGGCGGGTACCCCGCCCGGTCATCGAGATCATCGAGAGGGACGACGGACTGGTCAACGGGGCGCCCGCCGCCCAGTACCTGGACGGGCCGTCGCAGTGGCAACCCCACGACCACCGGGCGGTGCAGCGGGTACGCGGCGCCACCCTGGACATCGGTGTCGGCGCCGGGCGGATCGCGCTGCTGCTCCAGGAGCGTGGCGTAGCCGTCACCGGGTTGGACGTCTCGCCGGGCGCGCTGGCGGTGTGCCGCCGTCGGGGCGTACGCGATCTGGTGCTCGGCACTGTGGACGAGCACGCCGCCAGCGGACGGCGGTACGACACCTTCCTGCTGCTCGGCAACAACCTGGGGCTGCTGGAGGGCCGGGAACGGGCCCCGGCCTTCCTCACCGCGCTGGCCGCGATGGCCAACCCGGGGGCGCAGGTGATCGCCCAGGGCACCGATCCCTACGGCACCCGCGATCCGGTGCACACCGGATACCACGAGGCCAACCGGCGCCAGGGCCGCCTCGGTGGGCAACTGCGGCTGCGGCTGCGCTACCGCGAGTTGAGTACCCCCTGGTTCGACTACCTGGTCTGCTCCCCGGCCGAACTGGCCGACCTGGTCCGGGGCACTCCGTGGAAGCTGACCGACATCGACGACCGCGACGCCCCGTACTACCTGGCCACCCTGCACCTGCCCGGCTGA
- a CDS encoding PPOX class F420-dependent oxidoreductase, translating into MTTLDRLAAEKYILLTTFRKDGRAVPTPVWAVRDGDALAVWTAADAGKVKRIRRSGEVTVAPCDVRGRPHGTAVPAMATLYDPGAMERIRGLIKQKYRVLGRLSLLGSRLRRGQGGTIGIRLELTDSD; encoded by the coding sequence GTGACCACCTTGGATCGCCTCGCAGCGGAGAAGTACATCCTCCTGACGACCTTCCGTAAGGACGGCCGAGCCGTGCCGACCCCGGTCTGGGCGGTCCGCGACGGTGACGCCCTGGCGGTGTGGACCGCCGCAGACGCCGGCAAGGTGAAACGGATCCGGCGCAGCGGCGAGGTCACGGTGGCGCCCTGCGACGTCCGTGGTCGGCCACACGGCACGGCCGTACCGGCCATGGCGACCCTCTACGACCCGGGCGCCATGGAGCGCATCCGTGGGCTGATCAAGCAGAAGTACCGGGTGTTGGGTCGGCTGAGCCTGCTCGGCAGTCGGCTGCGGCGCGGCCAGGGCGGCACGATCGGCATCCGACTCGAACTCACGGACTCGGACTGA
- a CDS encoding BldC family transcriptional regulator, translating into MASRTHEPEPLLTPAEVASMFRVDPKTVTRWAKAGKLSAIRTLGGHRRYRESEVRALLQGQIPQQRQGD; encoded by the coding sequence ATGGCATCGCGAACGCACGAACCAGAGCCGCTACTTACACCGGCCGAGGTGGCGTCGATGTTCCGTGTCGACCCGAAGACGGTGACCCGTTGGGCCAAGGCTGGCAAGCTCAGTGCCATCCGGACCCTGGGCGGCCACCGCCGTTACCGGGAGTCGGAGGTCAGAGCGCTGCTACAGGGGCAGATCCCGCAGCAGCGCCAAGGGGACTGA